The following are from one region of the Bacillus methanolicus MGA3 genome:
- a CDS encoding ParA family protein: MAITITMGIQKGGCGKSTTTGILAYLLSQDGYKVLAVDMDSQGNLTELLSKRPANEFVEKSVLEAMQRLDPTNYLVPIYENLDLLPANKFLATFPRWIYTGVTYLGEKIRYNGDNLSKILDETLEKVRDNYDFIVIDTPPSLSEQTTNALCASEYVVVLFECSNWCYSAIPNFMDTVEGARNVSKHGTKVIGILRTMNDVRRSDAKAFNEMIEEDYPNEVFKTIITRKALIGRLSLYGFNQNAELKQAFQANVVIFHPCRYSIDHIFT, translated from the coding sequence TTGGCTATTACGATAACAATGGGCATCCAAAAAGGCGGTTGCGGAAAGTCCACCACCACTGGGATTTTGGCTTATCTATTAAGCCAAGACGGGTACAAGGTGCTTGCGGTTGATATGGATTCGCAAGGAAACTTAACAGAATTGCTGTCTAAGAGACCCGCGAATGAATTTGTTGAGAAGTCTGTACTCGAAGCGATGCAGCGTCTGGATCCTACAAACTATCTCGTACCAATTTACGAAAACCTAGACTTGTTGCCTGCCAATAAATTTTTAGCGACTTTTCCTCGCTGGATTTACACAGGCGTGACATATCTAGGCGAAAAAATTCGCTATAACGGTGATAATCTTAGTAAGATTTTAGATGAAACATTAGAGAAGGTGAGAGATAATTACGATTTTATTGTCATCGACACGCCTCCTTCATTAAGTGAACAGACAACTAATGCCTTATGTGCCAGTGAGTATGTCGTTGTGTTATTTGAATGCTCTAACTGGTGCTATTCCGCGATTCCAAATTTCATGGATACCGTAGAGGGAGCAAGAAATGTTAGCAAGCATGGAACAAAGGTTATCGGTATTTTGCGTACGATGAACGATGTTAGACGAAGCGACGCCAAAGCGTTTAACGAAATGATCGAAGAGGATTATCCAAACGAAGTATTCAAAACCATTATTACACGAAAAGCACTGATAGGCAGACTATCGCTATATGGATTCAACCAAAATGCAGAGCTAAAACAGGCATTCCAGGCGAACGTCGTCATATTCCACCCATGTAGATATAGCATTGATCACATCTTTACGTGA
- a CDS encoding BadF/BadG/BcrA/BcrD ATPase family protein, with protein MEKRNKCLNSLFIGIDVGSTTVKATVVNPKNKEILWSDYQRHHTKQAEKVLEFLIRIGNEFSDVKKEDIRVFITGSGGGPIAEHIGAKFVQEVNAVTMAVEQLHPDVGSVIELGGQDAKIIIFKENEETGDKQAITSMNDKCASGTGATIDKCMIKVGMPEKEVAKLEFDDSKLHHVAAKCGVFAETDIVNLVKSSIPSSEIMCSLADAIVMQNLSVLTRGNTLRHKVLLLGGPNTYLPFLQQCWRKRIPESWEQRGYDYPKEIPLEELIFIPENAQYYAAYGAVIYGLHEPQEVGVYKGLEDLKTFITHGRKAKLGEKAGAPLVKSKEELEQFRRQYSIPKFVPASFEPGQTIRAVIGLDGGSTSSKAVLVDTNGTILLKEYQLSKGNPIQDTKELLGRIRDKVHTAGAKLEIIGFGATGYAADVLEKTLKADVNIVETVAHMLSAVHFFGDVDVICDIGGQDIKVLFLKNGDIRNFRLSNQCSAGNGMLLQAMADQFGIPIQEYAETAFKADLSPKFSYGCAVFLDSDRVNFQKEGYTKEELLAGLALVLPKNVWQYVVQIPRMAELGRKFVLQGGTQHNLAAVKAQVDYIKERVPDAEVYVHPHTGEAGAIGAAMETLRVVKRRGYSTFLGMDAAISMQYLSRNDESTRCNFCPNNCSRTFIDTSTPDGQTARYISGFSCEKGTVEDKEAMIQLTRERNQLKKQYPNLVEYEARRMFQHFYDFTPLPEKGHMVEDIKVKSGWLGTRRTKYMRPFQRSSSEAMEWRKQLRIGIPKVLNIWSTAPFWRTYFETLGVSERGIVFSDYTSEEMWQEGGKYGSIDPCYPSKVAQAHVHNLLFKHHRENKPLHAIFFPCITHIPTHLNNVMDSSSCPIVAGAPNVIKAAFTKETDFFKTRGITYFDPAVTFTEPNMLKKQLYEAFKDFLRITEDESDFAATEAWKAMELFDAEMQEKGRMILEQVEAENKLAILMIGRPYHSDPGLNHGVLDEFQVLGYPILSMRSIPKDEAWLRRFFKHDLESERVKYALEVTDVWPENFSSNSVQKVWAAKFAARHPNVAVLDLSSFKCGHDAPTYGLIDSIISTAGTPYSALHDIDANKPSGSIKIRVKTYAHSLGLHEERLQDLARKKEELQLLIEKKRLELMRGPIHERLSSSHEKKAISE; from the coding sequence GTGGAGAAAAGAAACAAATGCCTTAATTCCTTATTTATAGGAATTGACGTCGGCTCAACAACCGTCAAGGCTACAGTAGTAAACCCCAAAAATAAAGAAATTCTTTGGTCAGATTATCAACGACATCATACGAAACAGGCTGAAAAGGTCCTAGAATTTTTAATTCGGATTGGGAATGAGTTTTCTGATGTGAAGAAGGAAGATATACGTGTATTTATTACCGGATCTGGCGGTGGACCTATTGCCGAGCATATTGGAGCCAAGTTCGTTCAAGAAGTGAATGCGGTTACGATGGCAGTGGAACAACTTCACCCTGATGTTGGCAGTGTGATTGAACTGGGAGGACAAGATGCTAAAATTATTATTTTTAAAGAAAACGAAGAAACAGGAGACAAGCAGGCGATTACGTCAATGAATGACAAATGTGCCTCTGGTACCGGTGCCACGATTGATAAGTGCATGATTAAAGTCGGAATGCCGGAGAAAGAAGTAGCCAAGCTAGAATTTGATGATTCAAAGCTTCACCATGTTGCAGCAAAATGCGGCGTATTTGCTGAAACAGATATCGTGAATCTAGTGAAAAGCAGTATCCCTTCATCTGAAATAATGTGTTCACTAGCGGATGCCATTGTGATGCAAAATCTCTCAGTTCTGACTAGGGGGAATACGTTACGTCATAAGGTTCTGTTATTAGGTGGACCGAATACATATTTACCTTTCCTGCAACAATGTTGGCGAAAACGAATTCCTGAATCGTGGGAACAACGAGGATACGATTACCCGAAAGAAATCCCGCTTGAAGAGTTGATTTTTATCCCGGAAAATGCTCAGTATTATGCGGCTTATGGCGCTGTTATCTATGGCTTGCATGAACCCCAGGAAGTTGGTGTTTATAAAGGGCTGGAAGATTTAAAAACATTTATTACACATGGGCGTAAAGCAAAGCTCGGGGAAAAAGCGGGCGCTCCTCTAGTAAAAAGCAAGGAAGAATTAGAACAATTTCGCCGTCAATACAGTATACCCAAATTTGTACCTGCTTCGTTTGAACCAGGTCAGACAATTAGAGCTGTAATTGGTCTGGATGGAGGTTCCACCTCATCAAAGGCTGTGTTAGTTGATACGAATGGCACGATTCTGTTAAAGGAATATCAGCTGTCCAAGGGAAATCCAATTCAAGATACGAAAGAGCTTCTCGGACGGATCCGGGATAAGGTCCATACAGCTGGCGCCAAGCTGGAAATCATCGGGTTTGGAGCCACGGGATATGCGGCCGATGTTTTGGAAAAAACATTGAAAGCAGATGTGAATATCGTGGAAACGGTCGCCCATATGCTGAGTGCTGTCCACTTTTTCGGTGATGTTGACGTGATTTGTGATATTGGCGGACAAGACATTAAAGTTCTCTTTCTCAAAAACGGAGATATACGCAATTTCCGATTGTCCAACCAATGTTCAGCAGGAAACGGAATGCTTTTACAGGCGATGGCCGATCAATTTGGGATTCCAATTCAAGAGTATGCCGAAACAGCATTCAAAGCTGATCTGAGTCCGAAATTTTCCTATGGCTGTGCCGTATTCCTTGATTCGGATCGTGTAAATTTCCAAAAGGAAGGTTACACCAAAGAAGAATTGTTAGCCGGACTAGCCCTCGTCTTGCCGAAAAATGTGTGGCAGTATGTGGTCCAAATTCCCCGCATGGCAGAACTAGGCCGAAAATTTGTCCTGCAGGGCGGAACTCAGCACAATCTGGCTGCTGTAAAAGCGCAAGTTGATTACATTAAAGAACGGGTTCCGGATGCCGAGGTGTATGTCCACCCGCATACAGGCGAGGCAGGCGCAATCGGAGCGGCAATGGAAACTCTTCGTGTCGTGAAACGCAGAGGATATTCTACGTTTCTTGGGATGGATGCAGCGATCAGTATGCAATACTTGTCCCGCAATGATGAATCTACACGCTGTAACTTTTGTCCGAACAATTGCAGCCGCACGTTTATCGACACTTCTACCCCTGATGGCCAAACAGCCCGTTATATTTCCGGTTTTAGCTGTGAAAAGGGAACGGTAGAAGACAAAGAAGCCATGATACAGTTGACTCGGGAGCGTAATCAGTTGAAAAAGCAATACCCGAATCTGGTTGAATATGAAGCACGTCGCATGTTTCAGCATTTTTATGATTTCACTCCTTTACCAGAAAAAGGGCATATGGTTGAGGATATAAAGGTAAAATCAGGCTGGCTTGGCACAAGAAGAACGAAATATATGCGCCCGTTTCAACGCTCCTCATCCGAAGCAATGGAATGGCGAAAGCAACTTCGTATCGGAATTCCGAAAGTGCTCAATATTTGGTCTACTGCCCCTTTTTGGCGGACTTATTTTGAGACGCTGGGTGTCAGTGAGCGCGGCATCGTATTCAGTGACTATACGAGTGAGGAAATGTGGCAGGAAGGTGGAAAGTACGGATCTATCGATCCATGCTATCCATCAAAAGTAGCACAGGCACATGTGCATAATTTGCTATTTAAGCACCATCGTGAAAATAAGCCGCTTCACGCGATCTTTTTCCCATGCATCACCCATATTCCGACCCATCTAAACAATGTGATGGACTCCTCAAGCTGTCCGATTGTGGCCGGGGCTCCGAATGTAATCAAAGCAGCGTTTACAAAAGAAACAGACTTTTTCAAGACAAGGGGGATTACCTATTTTGATCCGGCGGTGACGTTTACAGAGCCGAATATGCTGAAAAAACAGTTGTATGAGGCGTTTAAGGATTTCTTGCGAATCACGGAAGATGAAAGTGATTTTGCGGCAACCGAGGCTTGGAAGGCGATGGAGCTTTTTGATGCGGAAATGCAGGAGAAAGGAAGAATGATTTTGGAGCAGGTAGAAGCGGAAAATAAGCTAGCTATTTTGATGATTGGTCGTCCTTATCATTCAGATCCGGGTCTTAACCATGGGGTATTAGATGAATTTCAAGTGCTGGGTTATCCGATTCTTTCCATGCGCTCCATTCCGAAAGATGAAGCCTGGCTGCGTCGCTTCTTTAAACATGATTTGGAAAGCGAAAGAGTGAAATATGCGTTGGAAGTAACGGATGTGTGGCCGGAAAACTTTAGTTCCAATAGTGTACAGAAAGTGTGGGCCGCCAAATTTGCCGCCCGCCATCCAAATGTAGCCGTATTGGATCTATCCAGTTTTAAATGTGGACATGATGCCCCAACATACGGGCTGATTGACTCGATTATTTCAACCGCTGGTACGCCTTATTCCGCCCTCCATGATATTGATGCGAATAAGCCGAGCGGTTCGATCAAAATTCGTGTCAAAACGTATGCCCATAGCTTGGGACTTCATGAAGAGCGTCTTCAAGATCTAGCACGCAAAAAGGAAGAATTACAGCTTCTCATTGAGAAAAAACGTCTTGAATTAATGCGTGGCCCGATTCATGAACGGTTAAGCAGCTCTCATGAGAAAAAAGCGATATCTGAATAA
- a CDS encoding DUF1801 domain-containing protein, which yields MYELKTKETDNSVIEFIENIESPKKREDAYKLLDIFTETTGYKAKMWGPSIIGFGSYHYKYESGHEGDAPLVGFSPRKSKISLYFAPGDTQRDELLKDFGKHTTGKACVYINKVADIDVNVLKALINQSVRFLKETYPND from the coding sequence ATGTATGAACTAAAAACAAAAGAAACCGACAACAGTGTCATTGAGTTTATTGAAAATATAGAAAGCCCCAAAAAACGTGAAGACGCATATAAATTATTAGATATTTTTACTGAAACGACAGGTTATAAAGCAAAAATGTGGGGACCTAGTATTATTGGATTTGGTTCATATCATTATAAATATGAATCTGGCCACGAAGGTGATGCACCGCTAGTTGGCTTTTCACCTCGAAAATCCAAAATCAGCTTATATTTTGCACCGGGTGACACACAACGAGATGAATTGTTAAAGGACTTTGGAAAGCATACTACTGGAAAAGCGTGTGTGTACATCAATAAAGTAGCTGATATTGATGTTAATGTTTTAAAAGCTTTAATTAACCAATCTGTAAGGTTTTTGAAAGAAACCTATCCGAATGATTGA
- a CDS encoding tautomerase family protein — protein sequence MPYAEISMTKNFITDEQKSALSKKLTKILIESEGLKDNPISRSIALLDFKEFDSLYVGGEKSNQDKVVVKIYGFANAFNEVIKKKLFLEITNAFIAVCDKTRLQNGRNIWCMIIPLGEFDFGVGGIPVTLELTRQLVSSHTE from the coding sequence ATGCCATATGCAGAAATATCAATGACTAAGAATTTTATTACAGATGAGCAAAAGTCTGCTTTGTCAAAGAAATTGACAAAAATTCTTATTGAATCAGAAGGTTTAAAAGATAATCCTATTTCACGTTCTATAGCGTTGCTGGATTTTAAGGAATTTGACAGTTTATACGTTGGAGGTGAAAAAAGCAATCAGGATAAAGTTGTAGTAAAGATTTACGGATTTGCAAATGCTTTCAATGAAGTAATAAAAAAGAAATTATTTTTGGAAATTACCAATGCTTTCATTGCTGTTTGTGATAAAACACGATTGCAGAATGGAAGAAATATATGGTGTATGATAATTCCTCTGGGTGAATTTGATTTTGGTGTTGGTGGAATACCTGTAACATTAGAATTGACAAGGCAACTTGTCTCATCACATACGGAATAA